Part of the Benincasa hispida cultivar B227 chromosome 12, ASM972705v1, whole genome shotgun sequence genome is shown below.
AATTCAtgtttgatgaaaaaaaaaaagaaaaaaatgaaaaaaaatgaaaaaaatgaaaaaaatgaaaaaaaaaatgaaaaaaatggaaaaggcAACGTACCTTAAACAaatagtaataattaaaaaaaaaaaagttcgaCACCTAACTACTTCTAGtcctaaaaaaatgaaaaaaaaaatgttgaagaaaagaaagagatacATTATAGGCATTGCCAAGGAGCTGAAAAAACTTAGAAtgttaaataataagaaaaaagcACAAAAACGGGGTAATAAtgcttaaaaatatatttttaaaaaatactatgAAAAAAATTAGTGAGAGCGagttaacaaaaattaaaataaaaataaagatgagAATAAGAGATATGTTCTGATAGATCGAAAGAGTCGAAATGTCTCAAGGGGGGATCCATTATTCTTTTCGATCTTGTACTGACGGTACACGGAACCCCCAACCCCGATGAAAACTAAAGATTTAATTCAAATAGAGGAAATTTAGATTTGAAATCTAATAATAATTTAGATagactttttataaaaacttattttcctttatttaaaggaagtatatattagttaaagataaaatgtgattttttttaaaaaaaatctagagtGGAGTAAATATTAACTAGAGATAAAATgtggatttttaaaaatattttttcatttatttaagttattagttaaagataaaatgtaatttaaaaaatgtgtaGTAAATATTAGTTAGAGATAAAATGATATTTGTCTCTTTTATTTGATATAagttagagataaaatgtgatttttaaagacaattttttttttacatgtaatgctaaaaaaatatgaatcctaaagataaagatgaaaaataaaaaatttaatgctAAAAAATATGAACCCTAAAGAtaagatgaaaaataaaaaatttaatgctAAAAAATATGAATCCTAAATATAAGatgaaaaatcaaaagtttatatagtttaaatagtataaataatatAAGTATTCAAAATCTtgtatctttttaaaatttccaTAGATTTTCTAAAAGATAAAAACTAGATTACTTTCGACGATTTTCCTATTTTAACACTACAACCTTACGAGAAGGCGACTTCTAACGACGGGCGGTATACTGATGTTAGCCACCTCAAACTAGTTTGTATATATATGATTGAAAAACCAATAATTTGGTAATATAGAAATCATCGACAAGGACCGTTTGGCAATACATCACTTGCATCGCCGCACACCTGCCCCTGGCGGATTTCCCAATACAAAACGTTTTCTCCACTTTTAAAAGTACCGATTCTGGTCAATCGTGCGCACGCCGATCCATTCACCAACCCATCTCAACTACGACTACGAACGAACCCATCTTTTTGTTTTGGTTCTTTCTCTTCCCAACTACTCCCATATTAAAATCTACCCAAAACCCGTTTCGATTCTGTGTTTTCATCAATTCTTTCTCTGTTGTCGAAGCATGGCCTGCCTGAGCTTCGCTAAGTTGAACGCCTCCTCCTCCCAGTGGATTGCCCACCAATCCTTCTCTCAGAGGCGCGGATCGTCTTCTAGTCGACGCCTTTCTCTTCCGATCCGTGCTGGGGCTTACTCCGATGAGCTTGTTCAGACCGCGGTGAGTTTTTGGTTTTAGATCGTTGTTCTGATTTTAGTTTGGAAGGGCATGTGGGGTTGTTGTTGGGATTTGGATCTGATATTTGATTTACATTTATTGGAGTTTTGAATTGATCGTGATGTACTTGCTGAATGCTTGCGATTGTGGgtcggttttttttttgtttgcctTGTCTTTATCAGGGTTcgaatttgtttttaatatgaCGTTGACCTAGAAGTTGATTTTTCTGCGATCTTTATAATATTGGgtgttttgggtttttttttttttttttttttccctttttcttccaTTCATCGAGAAGCTGTAAATTCATACGTATGAGAGATGGGTTTTGATGTGTGTAATTGTTCATCATGTTACGATGTTCTTTAGTGGCAGTCATGGACTTTTCCCCCTTTCTGTTTCGTTTTTTTTAATGTAGGCTTGAAATCATTAAGTATGACGTTGTGGAATGGCaaaatcatcttcatattttaTATTGCACTGCGTTTTAATTAGGTTGGGTTTCTTGTATTAAGTCAGTATTTTGTTTCATTCTTTGGTTTGCAGAAATCAGTTGCATCACCTGGACGTGGTATTCTTGCCATTGACGAATCTAATGCAACATGTGGGAAGAGGTTAGCATCCATTGGCTTGGACAATACCGAAACCAACAGACAAGCTTATAGACAGCTTTTGCTGACCACACCTGGTTTGGGCGAGTACATATCGGGTGCTATTCTTTTCGAGGAAACACTCTACCAATCAACCACAGATGGAAAGAAGTTTGTCGATTGCTTGCGGGAGGCAAAAATTATGCCTGGCATTAAAGTTGATAAGGTGAATTGTCCTTTTACCTTTCAATATACACCAAacagtttatttttttattgctgTTACAAAGTATCTGACTATGCTAAGTTAGTTTCTTAATATCGAGTTTTGTTCATATTTGTATTGTGTGGGTTTCAGGGTTTGGTTCCTTTGCCGGGATCCAACAATGAATCTTGGTGTCAAGGCTTAGACGGACTGGCCTCAAGATCCGCGGAATATTATAAGCAAGGCGCTCGTTTTGCTAAGTGGTAAGTTAGCATGTTCTTCGTGAATCTGGGTTGAGTATTAACATGTGGAGTTTACTGTTTTTCTTGGAAGTTGTTTCTGAAAGAACAAAGGCCCTCCTCTTATATGGGGTGGTTTTCTCCTCTAACATTTATTTCTGGGTTAATTATGCAAAATCTAAATCATATTAAACATACAGGCGGACAGTTGTTAGCATTCCTTGTGGTCCTTCTGCTCTGGCTGTTAAGGAAGCTGCTTGGGGCCTTGCACGATATGCTGCCATTTCTCAGGTATATGGCTGTTCAATGAACTAGTTTACCATCCCTCACTTTTTCTATTGGCAAATCATGGGAGATTCTCTAAGTTAAGAATTTGGGTTTTGCTCTACCTGGTTGGttggaaataaatatatattacagGATCATATATTCGAAGAGATTTTTCACTACAATAAAATTCTTTTCTTCTATCGCTTTATTACAGATTTCATAATTCACTTTGTTAATGCAGGACAATGGCCTTGTACCTATTGTAGAACCTGAGATCCTTCTAGATGGGGACCATTCCATTGACAGGACACTTGAAGTGGCTGAAAAGGTCTGGTCAGAAGTATTCTTCTATTTGGCTGAAAACAATGTTCTGTTTGAAGGAATCCTTCTAAAGCCTAGCATGGTAACACCGGGGGCTGAGCACAAGGAGAAGGCCTCTCCTGAAACTATCGCCAAATACACATTAAAGATGCTCAGGAGAAGAGTTCCTCCTGCAGTTCCTGGAATCATGGTATGAATAATTGAACTTCTTTTCAAATGTTCCATCGCATCCACAATTTTTCCATGCTCGCAGCAGTATTGTGCATGCCACTCTATATTTTGTTTTGCTACTGAAATTGTAGAATCTTTAGGGGAGGGATATAGTGTTCATCTTGATTTTATGATGAGCTCCTTTGACCTTTGGCTTTTTTTTAAACAGTTCTTTACTCTTGGGTTGGGGATGCAATAGCATTCCTTTGTTCAACAAACTCATTTTAATGGCGGATATAACAATGAAAGTCTTCTGTTTTGTCTGCAGTTTTTGTCTGGAGGACAGTCTGAAGTGGAAGCCACACTGAACCTGAATGCCATGAACCAAAGTCCCAACCCTTGGCATGTATCCTTCTCTTACGCTCGTGCATTGCAGAACACCGTTCTCAAGACATGGCAAGGACACCCCGAAAACGTGGAGGCTGCACAGAAAGCACTTTTGGTGCGTGCGAAGGCCAACTCCCTCGCTCAGCTCGGTAAGTACTCTGCTGATGGTGAAAGTGATGATGCCAAGACAGGAATGTTTGTGAAAGGATATACTTACTGAGCCTCGGTAAATTGCTTTCACTTCCGAGACTCGTGTTGAACGTGTGTGCTCTTTTCTTCCCCTCCATTGAAGAATCCGACTTTTCTTTTTACTCTATAGGATAAAAGCCTTTCCTTTCCTTCCCTTTATAGAAAGCTCTTTATAATAAGACCTGTGAGAAGCAAACTCACTCAGAGAGTAAGCAAATTGTATCCTACCATCCTTTTTTACTTGTCAAGTTATTTAGTATTTTGTTAGATTGGCAAGTTTTAAAATGTAGTTTTTGAGATTTAGGCTTTAATATGCAAGATGACTCTTGTCCTTCCTGTAAAGCGACGCCACTTTGTTGGCAATAATTATGTTTGCcaaaaacattttaattaattatgcttAAGTTTTATTTGGAATAATGGAGAAAAGTAGTGATATTATCTTTCTGTTAGCTTTTGGTTTCTTAATACTGTTTGTTCTTTAAGTTGTTGATTTGGATTGACTTGTGAGTGTTTTTCAAAaagttcatttttatttaaacacttttgacaaAAATGGTTGAAAATACACTTCAAAAGCTAATTTGAGAGATTGTCatacatttcaatttttttcaaaatgacttattctttaaattaaacacttaaaaacgCAATCCAAAATCCAAACATATCAAAATAACTTGACAGAATTGATTATGTTATTTGATTTAGGCCCATttgattgacttgagaaaaaaaatgatttttaaaaaactcatttttatttgaatattttttatagAATTGATTATGGTATTTGATTTATGCTTATTTGATTGACTCgagaaaaaaatggtttttaaaaaaatcatttttatttaaacatttttgataaaaattgattaaaatatgtttgaaaagttatttttgagTGGTTTTCAAAacgttttaatttttttctaaaatattttttttaaattaaacatttaaaaatgtattttaaatacACATTTAATCTTTAtggtttttggattttgttgcatttggaattttttaatcaaatgtaattagatttttttttttaatgatcaaCCTAATTCAAATACTTTGAGCTATTGTAAACTTCAATCCTCCTCGTTGCCACAAAGTTGTTTGTTGTTCCAGTATTCAAcgaaaaattgacaaaaatgggCCTTTTTAagtattgaattttgaaaataagagaTTGTTTTTGGGACCCTTTCACAGGCAAAGTCACGAATGCTTGGTGTCAAACCTTTAAACTACGAGGGTTCGAATAATCCAACAACTCGAATAATCCGGACTATCCAACCCAAAATATAAGGGAGAGTTAGGCTggattagttttgtttttgggttgagttgggttaaactttttctatttttgtttagttttgtttttgggttgagttgggttaaactttttctatttttgtttagttttgtttttgggttgagttgggttaaaactttttctattttggtTGGACTGGGTTGGATAGTGAGttggttaaaaaaaacttaggtTGATTTAACCCAAcctgaattttatatataaataaaatataatgtacatatttatctttgtttaaaatttgattaatttatattaattaatttgtaaattttaaatatttttcttttaaaattgttatgatatttgtctttatttgaagtttgcaataaatatcttagatatttgatatttaaaatttgaattttatgagttttagttattagtcatgtgttgtatataaatttacatatttttaattaaaaaaagttataactcgagaacccaacccaattcaacccgaattttaagggttgggttagAAACTTTATTTGGGTTTTTTTGGTTGGCAACAAATtcgggttggtccaaaaaacatcctcaacccaacccatgtatACCTCTACAACTCTtcaatgttttcatttttttttttaatgttttcttcAATGTTTTCATTTCACCAACAATTtcaaccaattttttttaatctacttCTATCAGAATTGAATAAGAAAATctatcaattttttctttttaattgttataaatttgtttaaaaaatatatgaatcaaTTGAACATGCGAAAAGAAACtgcattttataattttttactcattttaatagaagtagatttttttttttttaaaaaaaaaaaacttaaaatgaaCTTTTGGTTGAAAAAGCTAGTGAAACATTGAAAAAATGTTGgtgaaaaattgaagaaagtaAATGTACATGACATCATTTTCAGACCCAAAAACAAGTCTTTTTTTCCCTCAATCCAACGAATGCGAGTAAGTACATCTAACCCCGCTTGTCAATGTCCAATTTTGAAAGACCTGTACTTCACCCACCCACTCACTCACTAGTACACATACACAAGTAAAGAGAGGGGAAAATGCCTAGGGATGGTGGCAATATCTTCTGTTTACTTATATTCATAAAGCAACATCCCAACTACTATGTTGATCGTCATCTTATCATATCCAAAATGGACCTGATAACATTCAATGTTTTTACCATGACGCTTTATTCTTATATTTCATTCTCAAGTTATTATTGATTTTGTAAATGCATAGACCATGGGAAGCATTAGGAATAGAGTTGAAATTTCCTTCCATATGCTACTTGAACAATCAAACACAAACATCTAGTCTTGAAATATTGCTAATTGCCCTCTCTTGGTGTCTCATAAACCAAATCTATTTCCCATCCTCAATATTAAAAGGCAAGTAGGTagatattatataattatttccaCCATGCATGTGACAATTAAATAGATACTAAACAATTGAAATGCTTTGGATCTTGAGGACTTAACAACACAAGAATTAGAGTGGTTTAAATgtctaataattaattcttaTATAAATATAGAGAGGGAAATTGAATCCACCAGATATAgtcaaaattagggtttttgaaTATTCCTTCTTACAATGATAATCACCAATTCACCAGCTAATCTCAACATGCATGGGATCTCATTGCTGTCGGAATAAGAACATTAATATATTTAGGTTAGGCATAGACAAAATGTTtggatatatattataattatagaaTAAAACAGGCTGGAgcctttttcttaaaaaaaaagttggatcttttttctttatcttattTCTCCTTTTTCGAAATTGTTTTATGTACTACCCAACCGATATTCAATGTTGAAAATGACTTGTCAAAAATAGTGTTTGCTTCTGTTCCACATTGAAAGATTTACAAATGGTTGAAGTATATTTATACCAAAATCTCCATGGGCCAAAACCCCTCTCCTCCCAAACATGCGCATTGCCATCGGATGGGTGTAATAAATGGATTTTGTGGATCTGAAACGTTTTTTTCCTTTGATTCGTGGATCTAACTTCATTTaaaaatgtttctttttttaattttctacaAAAACATTGTTCCATTCAAAGAGTGTGCATTCTTCATCTATTATCCTTTTTCTTCCTCTAAATTGAGCAAACAATTCTTTGTCATTTCAAGTTCTAACGATTAGGCTTTGATGCTATTTTGTTATGGAATCGATAAGCAAAGAAAACATAGAACTTAAGTAGTAGAAAATCGAAACAGAGATTTATGTAGTTCGCTAACAGTGTGTTAGTTATATCCACGAGCAGGGGGAGAACGATTTATTATTAGAGATAATAATAAGGATTATAGAGTAAAGATGCCCCTAGAATTAGAGAGTTTAGATAGTACATTTCTCTAAACCCTGTTAGGAATGCAAACGAAGTCCACATTGGTTATGCAAGAAGTGATCATTATAAGTAAAGATAATTAACTCAATTGGTATGAGGACTTTTTGGTGGTTTCAAAAGAAATGAGGGTTTAtacccaaagtggacaatatcataccattataGAGATATGTCCTTCTTAATGGTATAAGAACTTGATCTAAACCTAATTGTGTAGGTGAAATCTTCATATTCCAGACAAAGAAATTTAGTATGCCTTGCTCATGCTCTATCTGGGTAGCCTTGTGGTTTTCCCTATCTTGATATGAGCAAGTGTGATTCGTACTCGTGCTTGTGTACTTTATTTAGATGTTAACTCGAGATGAACAAGATGTGACTGGTGATAACGAACAAATGACCCAAGATGAACTGAAGGTGCCTTGGGATCTACAACAAGCTTTTATAGTTGGAAGTGGACAAATTTGTTCGAGGGGAGGCTCAAAGTGACACTTTGTTAGAGGGAAGGATCGTTAGGAATGCAAACAATCCTTATGGAGATATAAGTGATCATCAGTATATAAATAAGGACAATTATCTCTATTCGTATGAGACATTTTTGGGTGGTTCCAAAAGCAAAGCCATGAGGGTTTTACCCAAAgcggacaatatcataccattatgGAAATATGTGGAGGCCTATTATCCTTATCAAATCCTAGGGTCAAAATCatgaataatataaatatgccAAATACGAATTCAACTTAGGTAGGCTCGACTCACCGACCATGCTGCTAGACTctgtacttggttgttcgaagagCCACATATCATATTCAAGGTATTCAAACAAATCCTCACCGTGACTTGAATTCTTTCATAGATAACAGATGTACTAGATGCAACATAAAACATAGCTAGACTTGCTAGAGTTTTCCCTCATGCCTCAGAGCGTCTTATGAGAGACCATCAACAATCTAAAACATTCAACAAGTTCAAACAATTTTGAAGCTTGCTATGTGGAACTAGTTTGGTGAACATATCGAGGATTATCAACAATGCAATTAGTActctcatgatgaacttgatccttggctagaca
Proteins encoded:
- the LOC120068269 gene encoding fructose-bisphosphate aldolase 3, chloroplastic, which produces MACLSFAKLNASSSQWIAHQSFSQRRGSSSSRRLSLPIRAGAYSDELVQTAKSVASPGRGILAIDESNATCGKRLASIGLDNTETNRQAYRQLLLTTPGLGEYISGAILFEETLYQSTTDGKKFVDCLREAKIMPGIKVDKGLVPLPGSNNESWCQGLDGLASRSAEYYKQGARFAKWRTVVSIPCGPSALAVKEAAWGLARYAAISQDNGLVPIVEPEILLDGDHSIDRTLEVAEKVWSEVFFYLAENNVLFEGILLKPSMVTPGAEHKEKASPETIAKYTLKMLRRRVPPAVPGIMFLSGGQSEVEATLNLNAMNQSPNPWHVSFSYARALQNTVLKTWQGHPENVEAAQKALLVRAKANSLAQLGKYSADGESDDAKTGMFVKGYTY